GCTTGAGCAGCTTGCGAAAGAGGGAAGGCGCTGTACCGTGATACGCCGTGATGTGCCGGTCATGAGGGTGTCCGGTTGCGAGATTGTCACCCGGAATAAGCGAACCGGTGTCCGTGCCGTGGAGGACATCGAAGGGGTGTGGCGGTCTTGGAGTGCGGCGTTTACGGGGTGCGCGAGGCGGAATCATCGGACTTTAGTTTATCTTTCATGCCGTATGTAGTTGGCATTCGAGGCCACAAAGGTTAAATTGCTCCTTGGGTTTACCTTTGCAGCCCCACGGAGTCTTTCCTTTGAAACAATTTCTTTTGCTTGCTGTTGCTGTCACTTTCTCTGTGGGCCACGTCGTAGCCCAGAACGAACGCGCACCCGCAACGCCTCTCATCGCGTTCGATCCATACTTCAGCGTCTGGTCGATGACGGACAAACTGACTGACCAGGGCACAAAGCACTGGACCGGTAGCGACCAGCCCATGCGCGGCCTGCTGCGTGTGGACGGCAAGGTCTATCGCTGGATGGGACGCGACCCACGCGAAGCCGCAGCGATGGAACAGAAGTCGTTGACCATTGCTCCGCTCCACACCATCTACACCTTTGAAGCCGGTGGCGTTCGCCTGACGGCGACGTTCCTAACGCCGTCCATCCCGACAGATCTCGATCTGCTGGCGCAGCCGGTGACGTATCTCACGTGGAAGGTTGCGTCGACCGACGGACAGCATCACTCGACGGAGATTTATCTCGGCATCGATGCGCGCATCGCCGTGAACAGCAGTGATCAGCAGGTGACGTGGAGCTCCGCCCATACCACTGGACTGCGTGTCCTGAGCGTGGGTTCGCGAGACCAGCAGACGCTCAACCGCTCGGGCGACAATCTTCGCGCGGACTGGGGCTATTTTCATCTTGCCGTTCCGGATGACGAATTAGCCACCCTTGCGGCTGCCTCCACGGAAAAAAATACAGACGGCTTTCCTTCTTCCAAAGACGACGATATGGAAATGCCGCAGACCGCTGGCAATGCGCCGCTGCTTTCGGTCACCTTCCCCATCGACCTCGTAGGACCGGAGACAGCGGAACGCCACGTCCTGCTCTCCTTCACGCAGGACTACGCCATCGAATATCTCGACCGCAAGCTGCGTGCGTACTGGCGGCATAACGGAGAGCCCGTTCCGCAGATGCTCGCCTCCGCAGAACGCAACTACCCTGCCATCGAAACGCGGTCGGCGAAGTTTGACGCGGACCTGATGTCCGACATGGAGAAGGCGGGCGGCCCGGTGTACGCGCGCCTGACCGCGCTCGCGTTCCGGCAGACGCTGGCAGCAAACGGTCTCGCCACCGATGTCGACGGAACGCCGCTGCAGTTTCCTAAGGAGAACTTCTCCAACGGCTGCATCTCAACGGTGGACGTACTCTATCCCGCCTCGCCCTTCTTCCTCTTCTTCAGCCCCACGCTGCTGGAAGCACAGCTCAAGCCGGTGATGGCCTACTCTGCTCTGCCGCGCTGGAAGTGGCCCTTTGCGCCGCATGATCTCGGCCAGTATCCGCTGGCCAACGGACAGGTCTACGGCGGTGGCGAACGGACCGAAGAGGACCAGATGCCGGTGGAAGAGAGCGGCAACATGCTCATCATGATCGCCGCCATGGGACGCGCGCAGGGCGATATGCACTTTGCCAAAGAGTACTGGCCGATCCTGACCAAGTGGGCAGAGTATCTCCGCGCCAAGGGTCTCGACCCGGAGAACCAGCTCAGCACAGACGACTTCGCTGGACATCTCGCGCACAACGCCAACCTTTCTATCAAAGCCATTGACGCCCTCGGTGCGTACGCCGATATGGCGCGTGCCCTGGGCCGCAACGACATAGCGCGTGATTACAGCCGCGCCGCGAAGGACATGGCCACCAAGTGGGAGACGATGGCGAAGGAGGGAGACCACTACAAGCTCGCCTTTGATTCCGCCAACACCTGGAGCCAGAAGTACAACCTCGTATGGGACCGCCTGTTGTCGCTCAACCTCTTCCCGCCGCGCGTGCGCCAGACCGAGCTGACGTACTATGCGACGAAGCTGCAAACCTACGGCCTTCCTCTGGACAGCCGGAAGGATTACACCAAGCTGGACTGGCAGCTTTGGACGGCGACTCTGAGCACGGATCGCGCGCAGTTTGACGCGCTGGTGACGCCGTTGGGCAAGTGGCTGGACGAGACGCCGACGCGCGTTCCGCTCACCGATTGGTACGACACACGAACG
This genomic stretch from Terriglobus saanensis SP1PR4 harbors:
- a CDS encoding glutaminase family protein; the protein is MKQFLLLAVAVTFSVGHVVAQNERAPATPLIAFDPYFSVWSMTDKLTDQGTKHWTGSDQPMRGLLRVDGKVYRWMGRDPREAAAMEQKSLTIAPLHTIYTFEAGGVRLTATFLTPSIPTDLDLLAQPVTYLTWKVASTDGQHHSTEIYLGIDARIAVNSSDQQVTWSSAHTTGLRVLSVGSRDQQTLNRSGDNLRADWGYFHLAVPDDELATLAAASTEKNTDGFPSSKDDDMEMPQTAGNAPLLSVTFPIDLVGPETAERHVLLSFTQDYAIEYLDRKLRAYWRHNGEPVPQMLASAERNYPAIETRSAKFDADLMSDMEKAGGPVYARLTALAFRQTLAANGLATDVDGTPLQFPKENFSNGCISTVDVLYPASPFFLFFSPTLLEAQLKPVMAYSALPRWKWPFAPHDLGQYPLANGQVYGGGERTEEDQMPVEESGNMLIMIAAMGRAQGDMHFAKEYWPILTKWAEYLRAKGLDPENQLSTDDFAGHLAHNANLSIKAIDALGAYADMARALGRNDIARDYSRAAKDMATKWETMAKEGDHYKLAFDSANTWSQKYNLVWDRLLSLNLFPPRVRQTELTYYATKLQTYGLPLDSRKDYTKLDWQLWTATLSTDRAQFDALVTPLGKWLDETPTRVPLTDWYDTRTGKQEGFQARSVVGGLYIKALSDDVLAKKWRTRTE